From a single Impatiens glandulifera unplaced genomic scaffold, dImpGla2.1, whole genome shotgun sequence genomic region:
- the LOC124918083 gene encoding uncharacterized protein LOC124918083, whose protein sequence is MVDTQKFDNIKMHHGETINKFEERFTNIINELAILGKVYGNKEIIVKALRALLSAWEVKTTVMRESRNLHKMHLHDLFDDLKNYEFEMNSRNEDDPSSSNVTRELVSSVEPAFPEPIKSAERFRKDAMTLLVKKFGRFMKKNHSNSSYHHKNNLNDYKANIHCFNCDTLGHYKLECQKPRRDDNKAMLEEERKSKWAQSDSYSNNEEIKCFMANDEEVFDFASEEFTRVDLITALNDMVIECKKLYVLASTQLDNTTGKTNELSYENKKLKETVQLLTKEKEKTNYLIVAWTKSRDAVNQMMSHQRPANCKFGLGYDNSNLDKSCKELKPKKGKLPSISFVNGTSTNTQTSHGADESVTKKELKYVEQIDKSRWLSLERMKVSRSTGHEHDGKSKRYHHNSSSKYSDSSKGRQRDVKPYACRIIKTNTRRFIRILQVWILKGLINRGPN, encoded by the coding sequence aTGGTTGACACTCAGAAGTTCGATAACATCAAAATGCATCATGGagaaacaattaacaaattcgAAGAACGCTTCACCAACATCATAAATGAACTTGCCATTTTGGGAAAGGTCTATGGGAACAAGGAAATCATAGTCAAGGCATTGAGGGCTCTTCTTAGTGCTTGGGAGGTTAAGACAACCGTGATGAGGGAATCTAGAAACCTCCACAAGATGCATCTGCATGACTTGTTCGACGATTTAAAAAactatgagttcgagatgaattcaagaaatgaagatgatCCATCATCTTCGAACGTAACCAGGGAATTAGTGTCATCTGTGGAGCCAGCGTTCCCCGAACCCATCAAGTCAGCTGAGCGGTTCCGTAAAGATGCAATGACCTTACTCGTCaagaagtttggcagattcatgaagaagaatcattCCAACTCATCCTACCACCACAAAAACAACCTTAATGATTACAAGGCTAACATTcattgttttaattgtgatactTTAGGTCACTACAAGTTAGAATGTCAGAAGCCAAGGAGAGACGACAATAAAGCAATGCTGGAAgaggaaagaaaaagcaagtggGCCCAAAGTGATTCGTATAGTAATAATGAAGAAATTAAATGCTTCATGGCCAATgatgaagaggtatttgactttgccTCTGAAGAGTTCACTAGAGTCGACTtgattactgcactcaatgacatggtcattgagtgcAAGAAACTATATGTTCTCGCCTCAACACAACTAGATAACACGACTGGTAAAACGAATGAACTATCTTATGAGAATAaaaagctcaaggagacagttcaactaTTGACCAAGGAAAAAGAGAAAACCAACTATTTGATTGTTGCATGGACTAAGTCTAGGGATGCGGTTAACCAAATGATGAGTCATCAAAGGCCTGCTAACTGTAAATTTGGACTAGGCTATGACAACAGCAACCTAGACAAGTCATGCAAGGAGTTGAAACCCAAGAAAGGCAAACTTCCTTCCATAAGTTTTGTCAATGGTACTTCAACCAACACTCAAACAAGTCACGGTGCAGATGAATCAGTAACTAAAAAGGAACTAAAATATGTGGAGCAAATCGACAAGTCACGGTGGCTTAGTCTTGAGAGAATGAAAGTCAGTCGGTCGACTGGACATGAACATGATGGGAAGTCAAAGAGGTATCATCATAACTCATCCTCAAAATATTCTGACTCATCGAAAGGCagacagagagatgtcaagccttATGCATGTCGAATTATTAAGACTAACACTAGGAGATTCATCAGAATATTACAAGTATGGATCCTTAAAGGACTGATtaaccgtggacccaattaa